From a region of the Coprococcus comes ATCC 27758 genome:
- a CDS encoding amino acid ABC transporter ATP-binding protein: MIGMIKVNHLSKKFGNLEVLKDINLNINEGEVVCIIGPSGSGKSTFLRCINQLERPTGGTVQYEGKNLLDKNCDIRKFREEVGMVFQKFNLFPLKTVVQNVMMAPILTKHMNKEEAHAKALELLDKVGLKDKADVYPSTLSGGQQQRVAIARALAMEPKALLFDEPTSALDPELVGDVLDVMKSLAKEGMTMIVVTHEMGFARDVADRVIFMADGYVVEEGRPDAIFTAPRERRTQSFLSRVLPATA; the protein is encoded by the coding sequence GTGATTGGTATGATTAAAGTAAATCATTTGTCGAAGAAATTTGGGAACCTGGAGGTATTAAAGGATATCAATCTTAATATCAATGAAGGTGAAGTGGTCTGTATCATCGGACCTTCCGGATCGGGAAAGAGTACTTTCTTAAGATGCATCAATCAGCTTGAAAGACCGACAGGCGGAACCGTACAGTATGAGGGAAAGAATCTTCTCGATAAGAATTGTGACATCCGTAAATTCCGTGAGGAAGTCGGAATGGTTTTCCAGAAATTCAATCTGTTTCCGCTTAAGACCGTTGTTCAGAATGTTATGATGGCACCAATCCTTACCAAACACATGAATAAGGAAGAAGCGCATGCAAAAGCACTGGAACTTCTGGATAAGGTAGGATTAAAGGATAAAGCGGATGTATATCCGAGTACACTTTCAGGTGGACAGCAGCAGAGAGTTGCCATTGCAAGAGCACTGGCAATGGAACCGAAAGCGTTGTTGTTTGATGAGCCGACATCGGCGCTGGACCCGGAACTGGTAGGAGATGTACTTGATGTTATGAAATCTCTTGCGAAAGAAGGAATGACGATGATCGTTGTAACACATGAAATGGGCTTTGCACGTGATGTGGCAGACCGGGTCATCTTTATGGCAGACGGATATGTTGTTGAAGAAGGCAGACCGGATGCAATTTTTACAGCACCAAGAGAGAGAAGGACGCAGTCATTCTTATCCCGTGTTCTTCCGGCAACTGCATAA
- a CDS encoding amino acid ABC transporter permease, which produces MDMTFLNVLLPMMFEGLKLTILIAVVGITIGFLIGSLCGYLLQSKYKIGKAIAEVYIWIIRATPLMVQALYGYFVIPKLLGVDIGSTAVGIGVIALNSGAFISEIVKGALMSIDPGQKEAGASLGLTSAQTMIHLVIPPAFKAALPALFNQFIISVKDTALLSAIAVNEITHQAQAYAALSFKAIPTYTALAAFYLVILSVLIIVQKQIERKMR; this is translated from the coding sequence ATGGATATGACTTTTTTGAATGTTTTACTTCCAATGATGTTTGAGGGATTAAAACTTACGATTTTAATTGCTGTTGTCGGTATCACAATTGGCTTCCTGATCGGAAGCCTCTGTGGATACCTGCTTCAGTCGAAATATAAAATAGGGAAAGCAATTGCAGAAGTTTACATTTGGATCATTCGTGCGACACCGCTTATGGTGCAGGCTTTATACGGATATTTTGTAATTCCGAAGCTTTTGGGTGTCGATATTGGAAGCACTGCAGTGGGAATTGGCGTTATCGCACTGAATTCCGGTGCATTTATTTCAGAAATTGTAAAAGGTGCATTGATGAGCATTGATCCGGGACAGAAAGAAGCAGGTGCATCACTTGGACTTACAAGTGCACAGACGATGATCCATCTGGTTATCCCACCGGCATTTAAAGCGGCACTTCCGGCATTATTTAACCAGTTTATCATTTCTGTTAAGGATACCGCACTTTTATCTGCGATTGCGGTTAATGAGATCACGCATCAGGCACAGGCGTATGCAGCGTTGAGCTTTAAAGCAATTCCTACATACACAGCACTGGCAGCGTTTTATCTGGTGATACTTTCGGTACTGATAATTGTCCAGAAACAGATAGAAAGGAAAATGAGGTGA
- a CDS encoding transporter substrate-binding domain-containing protein, with protein sequence MKKRLIAVLMCAAMVTVLGAGCGSKKEDTKETSDTKKEYTEDELKDSMKGVKLKVGTTGLFGPFTYYDEDGKTLIGYDVDLLNDLQELLGFEIDGGLQAMDYSALTTSLAENKLDIGAAALCATDERKEVMDFSDIYCDSGQVVMVNKNDDKGIKSVDDLKDKKIAVEKGTASHTYASKNLTSATLEVHDTITTAYESLEQGKVDAVIQDGPGAYFYIKTTSDSNLEVVGDEFNQGQAPYCVAISKECKYYDEINAAVKVLIDNGTTDELYAKWCE encoded by the coding sequence ATGAAAAAAAGATTAATAGCAGTTTTAATGTGTGCAGCAATGGTAACAGTACTTGGAGCAGGATGTGGAAGTAAAAAAGAAGATACAAAGGAAACTTCTGATACAAAGAAAGAATATACAGAAGACGAGCTGAAGGACAGCATGAAAGGTGTCAAACTGAAAGTCGGAACAACCGGACTTTTCGGACCATTTACATACTATGATGAGGACGGAAAGACGCTGATCGGATATGATGTTGATCTGTTAAATGATCTGCAGGAGCTTCTGGGATTCGAAATCGATGGTGGTCTTCAGGCAATGGATTATTCGGCACTTACTACTTCACTTGCTGAAAATAAACTGGACATCGGAGCAGCAGCACTTTGTGCAACAGATGAAAGAAAAGAAGTTATGGACTTCAGTGATATCTATTGTGATTCCGGTCAGGTCGTTATGGTAAATAAAAATGACGATAAAGGAATTAAGAGTGTTGATGATCTGAAGGATAAAAAAATAGCCGTTGAAAAGGGAACCGCATCTCATACTTATGCAAGCAAGAACCTTACAAGTGCAACTCTCGAAGTACATGACACGATCACAACTGCATATGAATCTTTGGAGCAGGGAAAAGTAGATGCTGTTATTCAGGATGGACCTGGAGCATATTTCTATATTAAGACAACATCGGACAGCAACCTGGAGGTAGTCGGGGATGAGTTTAATCAGGGCCAGGCACCGTATTGCGTAGCAATTTCTAAAGAATGCAAATATTATGATGAAATCAATGCAGCTGTAAAGGTACTGATTGATAATGGCACAACAGATGAACTCTATGCGAAATGGTGTGAATAA
- the hydF gene encoding [FeFe] hydrogenase H-cluster maturation GTPase HydF: MSLNSTPSADRVHIGIFGRRNAGKSSIINAITGQNLAIVSDVLGTTTDPVPKAMELLPLGPVVIIDTPGLDDIGELGELRVKKAYQILNKTDIAVLVIDASLGMTPEDLSILKKIQDKKIPYVVVKNKSDLCSSAENGAVCPNLDSMSDASFHIDASNSIEVSTVTGYHVHELKELIASQAPEEDQDKYLVRDLLNPNDFVVLVVPIDSAAPKGRLILPQQQTIRDVLEAGAISIVTRDTELKETLSSLGKKPRLVITDSQAFAKVSADTPEDIPLTSFSILLSRYKGNLKLQVEGAQMLDKLEDGDKILVCEGCTHHRQCDDIGTVKLPRWIRQHTGNKDLHFEFTSGTEFPVDLSPYKLIIHCGGCTLNEREMQYRLKCAEDQGVPITNYGTAIAHLKGVLERSLIPVRGSLE, encoded by the coding sequence ATGAGTCTTAACAGCACCCCTTCTGCAGATCGTGTACATATCGGTATCTTCGGTCGCAGAAATGCCGGAAAATCCAGCATCATCAACGCTATCACCGGACAGAATCTTGCCATTGTATCTGATGTTCTCGGAACAACTACCGATCCGGTTCCAAAGGCAATGGAACTTCTTCCCCTCGGACCTGTCGTGATCATTGACACCCCGGGGCTTGACGACATCGGAGAACTCGGTGAACTGCGTGTCAAAAAAGCCTATCAGATTTTAAACAAAACAGATATCGCTGTTCTGGTAATCGATGCCTCTCTTGGCATGACACCAGAAGATTTATCCATCTTAAAGAAAATACAGGATAAGAAGATCCCTTACGTTGTGGTAAAAAATAAATCTGACCTCTGCTCTTCTGCTGAAAATGGCGCAGTCTGTCCGAATCTGGATTCTATGTCGGATGCTTCTTTTCATATAGATGCTTCCAACAGTATCGAAGTCAGCACAGTAACCGGATACCATGTTCATGAATTAAAAGAACTGATTGCAAGCCAGGCTCCGGAAGAAGATCAGGATAAATATCTCGTCCGCGATCTTTTAAATCCAAATGATTTTGTCGTTCTGGTCGTCCCGATCGACTCTGCCGCCCCAAAAGGACGTCTGATCCTCCCGCAGCAGCAGACCATCCGCGATGTACTGGAGGCTGGTGCAATCTCTATTGTAACCCGTGACACAGAATTGAAGGAAACACTTTCGTCTCTTGGCAAAAAGCCACGCCTTGTCATCACCGACAGCCAGGCATTTGCCAAAGTGTCTGCCGATACACCGGAAGATATTCCACTGACCTCTTTTTCCATCCTGCTTTCCAGATACAAAGGAAATCTGAAGCTTCAGGTCGAAGGCGCACAGATGCTGGACAAGTTGGAAGATGGTGACAAAATTCTCGTCTGTGAAGGCTGCACCCATCACAGGCAATGTGATGACATTGGAACAGTGAAGCTTCCTCGCTGGATCCGCCAGCATACCGGAAATAAAGACCTGCACTTTGAATTCACAAGCGGAACCGAATTCCCGGTAGATCTCTCACCTTATAAACTCATTATTCACTGTGGTGGCTGCACCCTGAACGAACGCGAAATGCAGTATCGCCTCAAATGCGCCGAAGATCAGGGCGTACCGATCACGAACTACGGAACCGCTATTGCTCACCTGAAAGGGGTATTGGAGCGGAGTCTCATACCGGTTAGAGGAAGTTTGGAATAA
- a CDS encoding LL-diaminopimelate aminotransferase: protein MYSVNENYLKLPGSYLFSNIAKKVAAFSAANPDAPIIRLGIGDVTQPLAPAIIEALHSAVDEMAHAETFHGYAPDLGYEFLRSAIAKNDFQARGCDIAADEIFISDGAKSDSGNIQEIFGPDCRIAVGDPVYPVYVDTNVMAGRTGTYDPKTETWSNVIYMPCTAENGFVPELPKEVPDMIYLCFPNNPTGAAITKDELQKWVDYANKNGAVIIYDAAYEAYITEEDVPHSIFECEGARTCAIELRSFSKNAGFTGVRLGATIIPKDLKCGDVMLHSLWARRHGTKYNGAPYIVQKAGAAVYTEAGKAQIKEQIAYYQKNARTIYEGLKNAGYTVSGAVNSPYVWLKTPDNMTSWEFFDFLLEKANVVGTPGSGFGPSGEGYFRLTAFGSYENTLEAIKRIENI, encoded by the coding sequence ATGTACAGTGTAAATGAAAACTACTTAAAGTTACCGGGAAGCTATCTGTTTTCCAATATTGCCAAAAAAGTTGCAGCGTTCTCAGCAGCGAATCCGGATGCACCGATCATCCGTTTGGGAATCGGTGATGTAACACAGCCGCTTGCACCTGCGATCATCGAAGCACTTCACAGTGCAGTTGATGAGATGGCACACGCAGAGACATTCCACGGATATGCACCGGATCTTGGATATGAATTTTTAAGAAGCGCGATTGCAAAGAATGATTTCCAGGCAAGAGGATGTGATATTGCTGCAGATGAGATCTTTATCTCAGACGGAGCAAAGAGTGATTCTGGAAATATCCAGGAGATCTTTGGACCTGACTGCAGAATCGCAGTAGGAGACCCGGTATATCCTGTATATGTGGATACAAACGTAATGGCAGGACGTACCGGAACTTACGATCCAAAGACAGAAACATGGAGCAATGTAATCTACATGCCTTGTACAGCAGAAAATGGATTTGTACCGGAACTGCCAAAAGAAGTACCGGATATGATCTATTTATGCTTCCCGAACAATCCGACCGGAGCGGCTATCACAAAAGATGAACTCCAGAAATGGGTAGATTATGCAAATAAAAACGGGGCAGTGATCATTTATGATGCTGCATATGAAGCATATATCACAGAGGAAGATGTACCACACAGTATTTTTGAATGTGAAGGAGCAAGAACCTGTGCAATCGAACTTAGAAGTTTTTCTAAGAATGCCGGATTTACAGGAGTACGTCTTGGCGCAACAATCATTCCGAAAGACCTTAAGTGTGGAGATGTGATGCTTCATTCGCTGTGGGCAAGACGTCACGGAACAAAATACAATGGAGCACCTTATATTGTACAGAAAGCCGGAGCTGCTGTTTATACAGAGGCCGGAAAAGCACAGATAAAAGAGCAGATCGCATACTATCAGAAGAATGCAAGAACGATTTATGAAGGTCTGAAGAATGCCGGATACACAGTATCCGGAGCAGTGAACTCACCATATGTATGGTTAAAGACGCCGGATAACATGACTTCATGGGAATTCTTTGATTTCCTTCTTGAAAAAGCAAATGTAGTTGGAACTCCGGGATCAGGATTTGGACCGAGCGGGGAAGGATACTTCCGCCTGACAGCATTTGGAAGTTACGAGAATACGTTGGAAGCGATCAAGAGAATTGAGAATATTTAA
- the dapF gene encoding diaminopimelate epimerase, translated as MIFTKMHGLGNDYVCINCFRERVEDPPGFARTLCDRHYGIGADGLILICPSKVSDFKMEIYNSDGSVAGMCGNGIRCLGKYVYDYRLTGKETLSIETKSGIRNMHLHIQDGKACGAMVDMGVPRLNAHSIPILSEKDLVINDPIEVQKKNYRMTGISMGNPHAVIFLEEINGISLEETGRELEFHPRFPERANIEFCHVTARDRMEIRVWERGVGETLACGTGACAAVVASVLNDLTDEEVIVKLLGGELSVRWDRKVNHVFLEGPAVKVFDGVL; from the coding sequence ATGATTTTTACAAAAATGCATGGTCTTGGAAATGATTATGTGTGTATAAACTGCTTCAGAGAAAGGGTGGAAGATCCACCTGGATTTGCAAGAACACTTTGTGACAGGCATTACGGGATCGGAGCGGATGGTCTGATTCTGATATGTCCGTCAAAGGTGTCTGATTTTAAAATGGAGATATACAATTCGGATGGCTCTGTTGCCGGGATGTGCGGCAATGGCATCCGATGCCTGGGAAAATATGTATATGATTACAGACTTACCGGAAAGGAAACGCTCAGTATCGAGACGAAATCCGGAATTCGTAACATGCACCTTCATATTCAGGATGGGAAAGCCTGCGGTGCTATGGTAGATATGGGTGTTCCAAGACTGAACGCACACAGCATTCCAATCCTGAGCGAAAAGGATCTGGTGATCAATGATCCGATTGAGGTACAGAAGAAGAACTACCGCATGACCGGGATTTCGATGGGAAATCCGCATGCGGTAATCTTTTTAGAAGAGATAAACGGGATTTCTCTGGAAGAGACAGGAAGGGAGTTAGAATTTCATCCGAGATTTCCGGAGAGGGCAAATATCGAGTTTTGTCATGTGACTGCGAGGGACCGGATGGAGATTCGTGTGTGGGAGAGGGGTGTTGGTGAAACGCTTGCCTGCGGAACCGGAGCATGTGCAGCAGTTGTGGCTTCTGTGCTGAATGACTTGACAGATGAGGAAGTAATCGTTAAATTATTAGGTGGAGAGTTATCTGTCAGATGGGACCGTAAGGTGAATCATGTATTTTTGGAGGGACCTGCGGTTAAAGTATTTGATGGTGTACTATAA
- a CDS encoding ANTAR domain-containing response regulator: MSSIIVVFPKKEIATNIRNILVRNGFDVIGVGVTGAQAVQLADNLDDGIVVCGYKMTDMLYNELRDYLPSTIEMLLIASPEKCSDRTPGVISLSMPFKVFDLMNTIEMMAQSIGRRRKKRRAELKNRNPEQQALVKEAKSLLMERNNMTEEEAHRYLQKCSMESGVNMVETAQMVLSIMAE, translated from the coding sequence ATGAGCAGTATTATTGTTGTATTTCCAAAAAAGGAGATTGCAACCAATATTCGCAATATACTGGTACGAAATGGATTTGACGTGATTGGTGTGGGGGTAACCGGAGCACAGGCGGTTCAATTGGCAGATAATCTGGATGATGGAATTGTAGTTTGTGGTTATAAAATGACAGATATGTTATATAATGAATTGAGAGATTATCTGCCGAGTACGATTGAGATGCTTTTGATCGCATCGCCGGAGAAATGCAGTGACAGGACGCCGGGAGTGATCAGCCTGTCGATGCCATTTAAGGTATTTGATCTGATGAACACGATCGAGATGATGGCACAATCGATTGGCAGGCGGAGAAAGAAAAGAAGAGCAGAGCTTAAGAACCGGAATCCGGAGCAGCAGGCACTTGTAAAAGAGGCAAAGAGTCTTCTGATGGAACGTAATAATATGACGGAGGAAGAAGCGCATCGCTATCTGCAGAAATGTAGTATGGAGAGCGGTGTCAATATGGTGGAGACAGCTCAGATGGTACTTAGTATTATGGCGGAATAA
- the glnA gene encoding type I glutamate--ammonia ligase, with protein sequence MKNYTREDILNLVEEEDVGFIRLQFTDIFGTMKNVAITVSQLKRALDNKCMFDGSSIEGFARIEESDMYLHPDLNTFEIFPWRPQQGKVARFICDIYRPDGTAYESDPRHVLKKVLSETKEMGYDFNVGPECEFFLFETDDAGNPTTISNERAGYFDLGPLDQGENARRDIVLTMEDMGYGVEASHHEMAPAQHEIDLEYTEAMDAADNIMTFKLVTKTIAKRHGLHATFMPKPKDGIHGSGMHLNMSLSRNGKNVFADEKDPNGLSKEAYYFIGGLMKHIKAISFITNPIVNSYKRLVPGYEAPVYIAWSANNRTPLIRIPRVSGESTRVELRSPDGAANPYLALAVCLAAGMEGIKNKILPPESVDENIYEMTDVVKNALGIEELPASLREAITEFQKDQFMQEVLGEELSQKLIESKRAEYRAYRTQVTEWEINEYLQKF encoded by the coding sequence ATGAAAAATTATACGAGAGAAGATATCCTGAATCTTGTCGAGGAAGAAGACGTGGGATTTATCAGGCTGCAGTTCACCGATATTTTCGGAACAATGAAGAATGTAGCGATTACAGTAAGCCAGCTTAAGAGAGCACTGGATAATAAATGTATGTTTGATGGATCTTCGATAGAAGGATTTGCCAGAATCGAAGAATCGGATATGTATCTGCACCCGGATCTGAATACATTTGAAATTTTTCCGTGGCGGCCGCAGCAGGGAAAGGTTGCAAGATTTATCTGCGATATTTACAGACCGGATGGAACAGCTTACGAAAGCGATCCGAGACATGTTCTTAAGAAGGTACTTTCCGAGACGAAAGAGATGGGATATGACTTTAACGTAGGACCGGAATGCGAATTTTTCCTGTTTGAGACGGATGATGCGGGAAATCCGACGACGATTTCCAATGAACGTGCAGGATATTTTGATCTGGGACCTTTGGACCAGGGAGAGAATGCAAGACGTGATATTGTTCTTACAATGGAAGATATGGGGTACGGTGTGGAGGCATCTCATCACGAGATGGCACCGGCACAGCATGAGATCGATCTGGAATATACAGAGGCGATGGATGCAGCAGACAATATCATGACATTTAAGCTTGTTACCAAAACAATCGCAAAAAGACACGGGCTTCATGCTACATTTATGCCAAAGCCAAAGGATGGTATCCATGGCTCAGGAATGCATCTGAATATGTCTCTGTCAAGAAATGGAAAGAATGTTTTTGCAGATGAAAAAGATCCGAATGGTCTGAGCAAGGAGGCTTACTATTTTATCGGCGGACTTATGAAACATATCAAAGCGATCAGCTTTATCACAAATCCGATCGTGAATTCCTATAAGAGACTGGTTCCCGGATATGAGGCACCGGTATATATTGCCTGGTCAGCGAATAACCGGACTCCTCTGATCCGTATTCCACGGGTATCAGGGGAAAGCACAAGAGTCGAACTCAGAAGTCCGGATGGGGCAGCAAATCCATATCTGGCACTTGCCGTATGTCTGGCTGCCGGAATGGAAGGAATTAAAAACAAGATCCTGCCTCCGGAGAGTGTAGATGAGAATATTTACGAAATGACAGATGTGGTGAAAAATGCACTTGGAATTGAGGAGCTTCCGGCAAGCTTAAGAGAAGCAATCACAGAATTCCAGAAAGATCAGTTTATGCAGGAAGTACTGGGAGAAGAACTGTCACAGAAGCTGATCGAGTCAAAGCGTGCAGAATACAGAGCATACCGCACTCAGGTTACAGAATGGGAAATTAATGAGTACTTACAGAAATTCTAA
- the pta gene encoding phosphate acetyltransferase codes for MKGFGMMIQELKKNPKTIVFTEGTDERILEAASRLLAGSFLTPILVGNKEAVLEAAEKYGYNIRGGEIIDPDDYERFDEMVELFCELRKSKGVTPEQAAKTLKKNNYFGTMLVKMGVADALLGGATYSTADTVRPALQLIKTKPGSSCVSSCFILVRPSATGENEVLAMGDCAINLKPSEDQLAEIAWEVAECGKHFGIDPKVAFLSYSTLGSGKGEDVDKMRNAAAKAKELYPSLPIEGELQFDAAVSPRVARTKCPNSEVAGQANTFIFPDINAGNIGYKIAQRLGNFDAYGPILLGLNAPINDLSRGCNAEEVYSMAIITAALVED; via the coding sequence ATGAAAGGCTTCGGCATGATGATTCAAGAGCTGAAGAAAAATCCAAAAACGATCGTTTTTACAGAAGGAACAGATGAGAGAATTCTTGAGGCAGCTTCCCGTCTTTTAGCAGGAAGCTTCCTTACACCAATTCTTGTTGGAAATAAAGAAGCAGTATTAGAAGCAGCTGAAAAGTATGGATACAACATCCGTGGCGGAGAGATCATTGATCCGGATGATTATGAGAGATTTGACGAGATGGTAGAACTGTTCTGCGAACTTCGTAAGAGCAAAGGTGTTACACCGGAGCAGGCAGCAAAGACACTTAAGAAAAACAACTATTTTGGAACCATGCTGGTTAAGATGGGAGTTGCAGACGCACTTCTTGGAGGAGCTACTTACTCTACAGCAGATACCGTACGTCCGGCACTTCAGCTGATCAAGACCAAACCGGGATCAAGCTGTGTATCTTCCTGCTTCATTTTGGTTCGTCCGTCAGCTACAGGTGAGAACGAAGTTCTTGCTATGGGTGACTGCGCGATTAATCTCAAACCATCAGAGGATCAGCTTGCAGAAATCGCATGGGAAGTTGCAGAATGTGGTAAACACTTTGGTATCGATCCAAAGGTTGCATTCTTAAGCTACTCTACACTTGGATCTGGAAAGGGTGAAGATGTAGATAAGATGCGTAATGCAGCAGCAAAAGCAAAAGAACTGTATCCTTCACTTCCGATCGAAGGAGAGCTTCAGTTTGATGCAGCTGTATCTCCGCGTGTTGCAAGAACAAAATGCCCGAACAGTGAAGTAGCAGGTCAGGCAAATACATTTATCTTCCCGGATATCAACGCAGGTAACATCGGATATAAGATCGCACAGAGACTTGGTAACTTTGATGCATACGGACCGATCCTTCTTGGTCTTAATGCACCGATCAACGACCTGTCCCGTGGATGCAATGCAGAAGAAGTTTATTCTATGGCAATCATTACAGCAGCACTCGTAGAAGACTAA
- a CDS encoding TetR/AcrR family transcriptional regulator, which translates to MEEQKQSTSSNYFKGLSRRDYIQKAHEIIQQEGIQAVSIRRIAKEMGCSSASLYRYFDNVSELLYYAELRILTGYIDRLNEAEKSWKNMWQVYVGVWDCYATEAFHNPEAYNLLFFEYNNVKLKEAMREYYEMFPEDIVNVNRFFYNMLQTPSFLARDFEMCKRCINVGGITYDNAVKLNRMVCMLFEGYFKDVYENGIEEEQIPERVKLMVDDVDTIVMALANNLKGYKGYRK; encoded by the coding sequence ATGGAAGAACAGAAGCAGAGTACGAGCAGCAATTATTTTAAAGGATTATCCAGAAGGGATTATATCCAGAAAGCACATGAGATCATTCAGCAAGAAGGGATTCAGGCAGTATCTATCCGCAGGATTGCTAAGGAGATGGGGTGCTCATCAGCAAGTCTGTACAGGTACTTTGATAATGTGTCTGAACTTTTATACTATGCAGAACTCAGAATTTTAACCGGTTACATAGACAGGCTGAATGAGGCTGAGAAATCCTGGAAGAATATGTGGCAGGTATATGTAGGTGTGTGGGATTGTTATGCAACGGAGGCATTTCATAATCCGGAAGCATATAATCTGTTATTTTTTGAGTATAACAATGTAAAACTCAAAGAAGCAATGCGGGAATATTATGAAATGTTTCCGGAAGATATTGTAAATGTTAACCGTTTTTTCTACAATATGCTTCAGACACCAAGCTTTCTGGCACGTGATTTTGAGATGTGCAAGCGGTGTATCAATGTTGGTGGTATTACATATGACAATGCAGTAAAATTAAACCGGATGGTGTGTATGCTCTTTGAAGGCTATTTCAAAGATGTATATGAAAACGGGATAGAGGAAGAGCAGATTCCGGAACGTGTAAAACTGATGGTAGATGATGTAGATACGATCGTTATGGCTCTTGCCAACAATCTGAAAGGCTATAAAGGATACCGTAAATAA
- a CDS encoding sensor histidine kinase, with protein MRNRIQKSMIFVVTMSLLISYILVTLVIYRQALDIRRSELVQEAEYIRAAIDISGEEYFGTMDKVSKNTRVTWIDKDGKVLYDTGDDQETLANHKSRKEFKEALANGSGQDIRMSDSKGQEMYYYALKMDDSSVLRVSRGMDTVWNTAFMILPYMIAIGVMMGCVAWFMTRHQVKRLIAPINNLDLEEPLENDVYEELHPLLERIDRQNKEKAAIEQMRREFSANVSHELKTPLTSISGYAEIMMNGLVKSEDMQGFSERIYKEASRMITLVGDIIKLSKLDEGSVELEKENVDLYQMTREIVSRLALQAEKRRIQVEVVGEHVECFGIRQILDEMIYNICENAIKYNKENGKVNIWVGNTLNGKKVIVQDTGIGIPKEHQDRIFERFYRVDKSHSRETGGTGLGLSIVKHGALLHNAEIHVESEEGKGTKMELIFHC; from the coding sequence ATGCGAAATAGAATCCAGAAAAGTATGATTTTTGTGGTTACGATGTCACTCCTGATCTCATATATTCTGGTTACTCTGGTTATTTACCGGCAGGCGCTGGATATCCGGCGCAGTGAACTGGTTCAGGAGGCAGAATATATCCGGGCGGCAATAGATATATCCGGAGAAGAATATTTTGGCACCATGGATAAGGTCAGTAAGAACACCCGGGTAACATGGATCGATAAAGACGGAAAAGTACTTTATGATACCGGAGATGATCAGGAAACGCTGGCAAACCACAAATCAAGAAAAGAATTCAAAGAGGCATTGGCAAATGGCAGTGGGCAGGATATCCGTATGTCAGACAGCAAAGGACAGGAGATGTACTATTATGCGTTGAAGATGGATGATAGCTCTGTCCTGCGTGTGTCAAGAGGCATGGATACGGTCTGGAATACAGCATTTATGATCTTACCGTATATGATTGCGATCGGGGTCATGATGGGGTGTGTTGCATGGTTTATGACAAGGCATCAGGTGAAAAGGCTGATTGCACCGATTAACAATCTGGATCTGGAAGAACCACTGGAAAATGATGTATATGAAGAGTTGCATCCGCTGCTTGAAAGAATTGACAGGCAGAATAAAGAAAAAGCAGCAATTGAACAGATGAGGAGAGAATTCTCTGCAAATGTTTCCCATGAGCTGAAGACTCCTCTGACCTCGATTTCGGGATATGCAGAAATTATGATGAACGGTCTTGTAAAATCGGAAGATATGCAGGGATTCAGTGAACGGATCTATAAAGAGGCAAGCAGGATGATCACCCTGGTCGGTGATATTATCAAGCTGTCAAAGCTGGATGAGGGCAGTGTGGAGCTTGAAAAAGAGAATGTGGATCTGTATCAGATGACAAGGGAGATTGTGAGCCGTCTGGCACTTCAGGCAGAAAAACGCAGAATACAGGTTGAAGTGGTAGGAGAACATGTGGAATGTTTTGGAATCCGTCAGATCCTGGATGAGATGATCTACAACATCTGTGAAAATGCGATCAAATACAATAAAGAAAATGGAAAAGTAAATATCTGGGTTGGAAATACACTGAATGGGAAAAAAGTCATTGTCCAGGATACCGGAATCGGAATCCCAAAAGAGCATCAGGATCGTATTTTTGAGCGTTTTTACCGGGTGGATAAGAGCCATTCCAGAGAGACCGGTGGAACAGGTCTGGGTCTTTCAATTGTAAAGCATGGAGCACTTTTGCATAACGCAGAAATCCATGTGGAAAGTGAAGAAGGAAAAGGTACAAAAATGGAGCTTATTTTTCATTGTTAA